In one Pseudarthrobacter oxydans genomic region, the following are encoded:
- a CDS encoding NAD(P)H-dependent oxidoreductase, which yields MADLTAFALICSLTPSPEPSSSELMARHVLDELAAHGVSGSSVRVVDHNVMPGVQVDMGAGDAWPGIRRKILAADILVLATPIWMGHPSSITQRVLERLDADLAETDDAGRPVMYGKVAVVAVVGNEDGAHKTVADTQQGLNDVGFTIPAQGATYWVGEAMQTVDYKDLDSVPEKVAAATAGAARNAAHLARYLTSAPYPAG from the coding sequence ATGGCTGACCTCACTGCATTCGCCCTAATCTGCTCACTGACCCCCTCGCCCGAGCCCTCGAGCAGTGAACTCATGGCCCGCCACGTGCTGGACGAGCTTGCAGCGCACGGGGTAAGCGGGAGTTCCGTGCGGGTGGTGGACCACAACGTGATGCCCGGCGTGCAGGTGGACATGGGCGCCGGCGATGCCTGGCCCGGGATCCGCAGGAAGATCCTGGCGGCGGACATCCTGGTCCTGGCCACCCCCATCTGGATGGGCCACCCGAGCAGCATCACCCAGAGGGTGCTCGAACGGCTGGACGCAGACCTCGCCGAGACGGACGACGCCGGCAGGCCCGTCATGTACGGGAAGGTGGCGGTCGTGGCGGTGGTGGGCAACGAGGACGGAGCCCACAAGACGGTCGCGGACACCCAGCAGGGGCTGAACGACGTCGGCTTCACCATTCCCGCCCAGGGCGCCACCTACTGGGTGGGCGAGGCCATGCAGACCGTGGATTACAAGGACCTGGACAGCGTCCCCGAGAAGGTCGCCGCCGCCACGGCGGGGGCCGCACGCAACGCTGCGCACCTGGCCAGGTACCTCACCTCGGCGCCATATCCTGCCGGGTAG
- a CDS encoding MerR family transcriptional regulator gives MTARTGTSTMHIGELAERTGLSLRTIRHYDDVGLLPATARTDGGFRVYSEDDFERLMVIKQMKPLGFSLEEMADILELFAPQEAGTDDARAKRAGYLEKAVTERAKMARNLAQADELIERLSGRG, from the coding sequence ATGACAGCACGAACCGGTACTTCCACCATGCATATCGGAGAGTTGGCGGAACGGACAGGATTGTCCCTGCGCACCATCCGCCATTACGACGACGTGGGGCTGCTTCCAGCCACGGCCCGCACCGACGGCGGCTTCCGGGTCTATTCAGAGGACGACTTCGAGCGCCTCATGGTGATCAAGCAGATGAAGCCCCTGGGGTTCTCGCTGGAGGAAATGGCCGACATCCTCGAGCTGTTCGCCCCGCAGGAAGCAGGCACCGACGACGCGCGGGCCAAACGCGCGGGGTACCTGGAGAAGGCCGTCACAGAACGCGCCAAAATGGCCCGCAACCTGGCCCAGGCCGACGAGCTCATCGAACGGCTCAGCGGCCGGGGCTGA
- a CDS encoding YciI family protein produces MTKYLISFPGEAMVVPEEEFEAVVEDSHAVIEEAKAAGVYVFGGGINEAVAPVLVAGDGTVTEGTYPGPGVPNGGYAILELPSRQAALEWAAKIAVACRCAQEVREFQFDPAS; encoded by the coding sequence ATGACGAAGTACCTGATCTCGTTCCCCGGTGAGGCCATGGTGGTCCCCGAGGAGGAGTTCGAAGCGGTGGTGGAAGACTCCCACGCCGTCATTGAGGAGGCCAAGGCGGCGGGAGTGTACGTCTTCGGCGGCGGGATCAACGAGGCCGTTGCCCCGGTGCTCGTGGCCGGCGACGGCACCGTCACCGAGGGCACCTACCCGGGCCCGGGCGTGCCCAACGGCGGCTACGCCATCCTCGAACTGCCCTCTCGGCAGGCGGCACTGGAGTGGGCCGCAAAGATCGCCGTCGCCTGCCGCTGCGCGCAGGAAGTCAGGGAGTTCCAGTTCGACCCCGCGAGCTGA
- a CDS encoding SDR family NAD(P)-dependent oxidoreductase: MRPAPHIRSRPHCSTGLGRALARAVLAHGHNAGYSATKAALEGLSGSLRKELQPLGISVTLIEPGAFRTDFAGRSLTQSATPIADYAETAGKRRKENDTIHGTRPGDPAKAAEAIVAIAESPNPPSLAVLGKDVVEAFAAVAEAERAELEQWRYLSLSTDMASP, encoded by the coding sequence ATGCGCCCGGCGCCGCACATCCGGTCAAGGCCCCACTGCTCCACCGGACTCGGCCGGGCACTCGCCCGGGCGGTGCTCGCCCACGGGCACAACGCTGGCTACTCCGCCACGAAGGCAGCCCTGGAAGGGCTGTCCGGATCGCTCCGCAAGGAACTGCAGCCCCTCGGCATCAGCGTCACGCTCATTGAACCCGGTGCCTTCCGCACCGACTTTGCCGGGCGCTCCCTCACCCAGTCGGCGACGCCGATCGCGGACTATGCGGAGACGGCTGGCAAGCGGCGCAAGGAAAACGACACCATCCACGGCACGCGGCCGGGCGACCCCGCCAAAGCAGCCGAAGCGATCGTGGCCATCGCCGAAAGCCCCAATCCGCCGTCGCTCGCCGTGCTCGGCAAGGACGTTGTGGAAGCCTTCGCCGCCGTCGCCGAAGCCGAGCGCGCGGAACTGGAGCAGTGGCGGTACCTTAGCCTCAGCACGGATATGGCCTCACCCTAG
- a CDS encoding four-helix bundle copper-binding protein, which yields MTHVQSMLDAHPKDVGGIDKAKLVECIQACFDCAQTCTACADACLNEEMVAELAKCIRTNLDCVDICAATGKILSRHGNYDVGITRAVLEACRTVCKACAEECGQHASMHRHCEVCAEACRRCEQACADLLSSLA from the coding sequence ATGACACATGTACAGTCCATGCTCGATGCCCACCCCAAAGACGTGGGGGGCATCGACAAGGCCAAGCTCGTGGAATGCATCCAGGCGTGTTTCGACTGCGCGCAAACGTGCACGGCGTGCGCGGACGCATGCCTGAACGAGGAAATGGTGGCCGAGCTCGCCAAGTGCATCCGGACCAACCTTGACTGCGTCGACATCTGCGCCGCCACCGGAAAGATCCTTTCCCGCCACGGCAACTACGATGTCGGCATCACCCGGGCAGTCCTGGAAGCATGCCGTACCGTCTGCAAGGCCTGTGCCGAGGAGTGCGGCCAGCACGCGAGCATGCACCGCCACTGTGAGGTGTGCGCCGAAGCCTGCCGCCGCTGTGAGCAGGCCTGCGCCGACCTCCTCTCCTCGCTGGCCTGA
- the aceB gene encoding malate synthase A translates to MTLTRITNPPFDRASEILTPEALEFLAELHSHFAAERDARLESRHARRAEASRTGTLDFLPETAAVRQGDWTVAPAPAALQDRRVEITGPASPAKMAINALNSGAKVWLADLEDASSPTWFNVIDGQLSLYDAARGTLAYSSPEGKTYALRTDEPTAVVIMRPRGWHMEERNLEFDGRPAVGALVDFGLHFFHNARQLIDNGHGPYYYLPKMESHLEARLWNDIFVYAQDALGLPQGTIRATVLVETIPAAFEMDEILYELRDHASGLNAGRWDYLFSIIKYFRDSGPKFTLPDRAAVSMTVPFMRAYTELLVKTCHQRGAFAMGGMAAVIPNRRQPEVTEEAFAKVRADKTREANDGFDGSWVAHPDLVPICMEVFDGVLGDAPNQVQRTRPEVQVNAEQLLDIESAPGDATEAGLRGNLYVSVAYTAVWLSGNGAVAIHNLMEDAATAEISRSQVWQQIRNAAILADTGNTVTRELVERLLAGETQKLRDEVGEDLFSRYYEPASQIISGICLSEEYTDFLTTPAYDLLESVVAAR, encoded by the coding sequence ATGACCCTGACCCGGATCACCAACCCGCCCTTTGACCGCGCCTCCGAGATCCTTACGCCGGAAGCCCTGGAGTTCCTCGCTGAGCTCCACAGCCATTTTGCCGCCGAACGCGACGCCCGCCTGGAATCGCGGCATGCCCGCCGCGCGGAAGCCAGCCGGACAGGAACCCTGGACTTCCTCCCCGAGACAGCCGCCGTCCGGCAGGGTGACTGGACAGTGGCTCCGGCCCCTGCCGCCCTCCAGGACCGCCGGGTGGAAATCACCGGCCCCGCCTCCCCCGCCAAGATGGCAATCAATGCCCTGAATTCGGGCGCAAAAGTATGGCTGGCAGACCTTGAAGATGCCAGCTCCCCCACGTGGTTCAACGTCATCGACGGCCAGCTCTCGCTCTATGACGCCGCCCGCGGAACGTTGGCCTACTCGTCCCCCGAGGGCAAGACCTACGCCCTCCGCACTGACGAGCCCACCGCCGTCGTCATTATGCGTCCCCGCGGGTGGCACATGGAGGAGCGGAACCTGGAGTTCGACGGACGGCCCGCCGTCGGAGCCCTGGTGGACTTTGGGCTGCACTTCTTCCACAATGCCAGGCAGCTCATCGACAACGGCCACGGCCCCTACTACTACCTGCCCAAGATGGAAAGCCACCTCGAAGCCCGGCTGTGGAACGACATCTTCGTTTACGCGCAGGATGCCCTCGGGCTGCCGCAGGGGACCATCCGGGCCACCGTCCTGGTGGAAACCATCCCCGCGGCCTTTGAAATGGATGAAATCCTGTACGAACTGCGCGACCATGCGTCCGGCCTCAACGCCGGCCGCTGGGACTACCTTTTCAGCATCATCAAGTATTTCCGCGATTCCGGCCCGAAGTTCACGCTTCCGGACCGCGCGGCTGTATCCATGACGGTTCCGTTCATGCGGGCCTACACCGAACTGCTGGTCAAAACCTGCCACCAGCGCGGCGCCTTCGCCATGGGCGGCATGGCAGCCGTCATCCCCAACCGCCGCCAGCCGGAAGTCACCGAGGAGGCCTTCGCGAAGGTGCGGGCGGACAAGACCCGCGAGGCCAACGACGGCTTCGACGGCTCCTGGGTTGCGCATCCGGACCTGGTGCCGATCTGCATGGAAGTGTTCGACGGGGTCCTCGGAGACGCCCCCAACCAGGTGCAGCGGACGAGGCCCGAGGTCCAGGTCAACGCAGAGCAGCTGCTCGATATTGAATCGGCGCCGGGCGACGCCACCGAGGCCGGCCTGCGGGGCAACCTCTACGTGTCCGTTGCCTACACGGCCGTCTGGTTGTCCGGCAACGGGGCGGTGGCCATCCACAACCTGATGGAGGACGCTGCAACAGCGGAAATTTCGCGGTCACAGGTGTGGCAGCAGATCCGGAACGCAGCCATCCTGGCGGACACGGGCAACACGGTGACACGGGAACTGGTGGAGCGCCTGCTGGCCGGGGAAACCCAAAAACTCCGCGATGAAGTGGGTGAAGACCTGTTCAGCCGGTATTACGAGCCCGCATCGCAGATTATTTCCGGGATCTGCCTTTCGGAGGAGTACACGGACTTCCTCACCACTCCGGCGTACGACCTGCTCGAATCCGTTGTAGCTGCGCGGTAA
- a CDS encoding SulP family inorganic anion transporter has product MAATTAADAPAYTPEQLQSVRETLKSPRRLKTEVLAGLVVALALIPEAIAFSIIAGVDPRLGLFASFTMAVTIAFVGGRPAMISAATGAIALVIAPLVKSHGVDYFIAAVILGGILQIILGLSGVAKLMRFIPRSVMVGFVNALAILIFMSQVPELLGVPWLVYPLAALALVIVFGLPQLTTAVPAPLVAIVVLTLITVLASITVPTVGDKGELPDSLPSLFIPNVPFTLETLQVIFPFGLAVAFVGLLESLMTAKLVDDITDTRSHKSREAWGQGVANIVTGFTGGMGGCAMIGQTMINVKASGARTRISTFLAGVFLLILVVALGGVVSVIPMAALVAVMIFVSWATFDWHSIHPRTLKMMPKSETMVMVATVIVTVATHNLAIGVGVGVLVAMVLFARRVAHFVTVERTVTATDGHETATYAVNGELFFASSNDLYTQFHYALDPEHVVIDMHASHLWDASTIAALDAITEKYRHHGKDVKIIGLNEASITMRERLGGKLGAGS; this is encoded by the coding sequence ATGGCCGCCACGACCGCCGCGGATGCCCCCGCCTACACGCCGGAACAGCTTCAGTCTGTCCGGGAGACCCTCAAATCGCCCAGAAGGCTCAAAACCGAAGTCCTCGCCGGCCTTGTGGTTGCCCTGGCGCTGATCCCCGAAGCAATCGCCTTTTCGATCATCGCCGGCGTCGATCCCCGGCTGGGTCTCTTCGCATCCTTCACCATGGCCGTCACGATCGCCTTCGTCGGCGGGCGACCGGCCATGATTTCCGCCGCCACCGGCGCCATCGCCCTGGTGATCGCCCCGCTGGTGAAGTCCCACGGCGTGGACTACTTCATCGCCGCCGTCATCCTGGGCGGTATTCTCCAGATCATCCTGGGCCTGTCCGGTGTAGCGAAGCTGATGCGCTTCATTCCGCGTTCGGTGATGGTGGGCTTCGTCAACGCCCTTGCCATCCTGATCTTCATGTCCCAGGTTCCCGAGCTGCTTGGCGTCCCCTGGCTGGTGTACCCGCTGGCGGCGCTGGCCCTGGTTATCGTGTTCGGCCTGCCCCAACTCACCACGGCCGTCCCCGCTCCGCTCGTGGCCATCGTGGTCCTCACCCTCATCACCGTCCTGGCGTCCATCACCGTTCCCACGGTGGGGGACAAGGGCGAGCTGCCGGACTCGCTGCCGTCGCTGTTCATTCCGAACGTTCCGTTCACCCTCGAGACCCTGCAGGTCATCTTTCCCTTCGGCCTGGCCGTGGCGTTCGTGGGGCTCCTTGAGTCCCTCATGACCGCCAAGCTGGTGGATGACATCACGGACACCCGCTCCCACAAGAGCCGCGAGGCCTGGGGGCAGGGCGTGGCCAACATCGTCACCGGCTTCACCGGCGGCATGGGCGGCTGTGCCATGATCGGCCAGACCATGATCAACGTCAAAGCCTCCGGCGCCCGCACCCGGATCTCCACTTTCCTGGCCGGCGTCTTCCTGCTGATCCTGGTGGTGGCGCTCGGCGGCGTCGTTTCCGTCATTCCGATGGCCGCACTGGTCGCCGTGATGATCTTCGTCTCCTGGGCCACGTTCGACTGGCACAGCATCCACCCGCGCACGCTGAAGATGATGCCCAAGAGCGAAACGATGGTCATGGTGGCCACCGTGATCGTCACCGTTGCCACGCACAACCTGGCCATCGGCGTCGGCGTCGGGGTGCTTGTGGCCATGGTCCTCTTCGCCCGCCGCGTGGCCCACTTCGTCACGGTGGAACGGACCGTCACCGCCACGGACGGCCACGAAACCGCCACGTACGCGGTCAATGGTGAGCTGTTCTTCGCCTCGTCCAACGACCTCTACACCCAGTTCCACTACGCGCTGGACCCCGAGCACGTGGTGATCGACATGCACGCCTCGCACCTCTGGGACGCCTCCACCATCGCCGCACTGGATGCCATCACTGAGAAGTACCGGCACCACGGCAAGGACGTGAAGATCATCGGCCTCAACGAGGCCAGCATCACCATGCGCGAGCGCCTCGGCGGGAAGCTCGGTGCTGGGAGCTAG
- a CDS encoding cupin domain-containing protein translates to MAGVTVNALEAKSFDEPDEKRRPPKTQVDVVNLGDATLGRFTFEPGWRWSETVKTVVHTDTCQVNHVGICTAGTLTVEMEDGTRATVSPGHAYTIPAGHDAWVEGDEAFVGYEVMSAAIFAKPA, encoded by the coding sequence ATGGCCGGAGTAACAGTAAACGCCCTTGAGGCAAAGTCCTTTGACGAACCCGATGAAAAGCGCCGCCCGCCGAAGACCCAGGTGGACGTGGTCAACCTGGGCGACGCCACGTTGGGACGCTTCACGTTCGAGCCGGGCTGGCGGTGGTCCGAGACCGTAAAAACCGTGGTCCACACGGACACCTGCCAGGTGAACCACGTGGGGATCTGCACCGCCGGAACGCTCACCGTGGAAATGGAGGACGGGACGCGGGCCACGGTAAGCCCCGGCCACGCCTACACCATTCCGGCCGGCCACGATGCCTGGGTGGAGGGCGACGAGGCATTCGTGGGCTACGAAGTCATGAGCGCCGCGATCTTCGCAAAGCCCGCCTGA